From the Theobroma cacao cultivar B97-61/B2 chromosome 2, Criollo_cocoa_genome_V2, whole genome shotgun sequence genome, one window contains:
- the LOC18609306 gene encoding glutathione S-transferase U17, whose amino-acid sequence MALSDVKVLGSWPSPFVLRPRIALHLKSVNYEYIEENLLESKSELLLKSNPVFKKVPVLLHGDKPICESLIIVQYIDEVWSSGPSILPSDPYERANSRFWAAYIDEKWFPALRGVLAAESEDAKKAAIAQVEEGLVLLEEVFGKLSQGKPFFGGDQIGYLDIALGSFLVWLKVIEKISEMKLLTEAKTRCLLEWAHRFSSHVAVKDVMPEADKLAEFGVKLRAKILKARAIPK is encoded by the exons ATGGCATTGAGTGACGTGAAAGTGTTGGGTTCATGGCCAAGCCCGTTTGTGCTGCGGCCAAGAATTGCCCTTCACCTGAAATCTGTAAACTACGAGTACATCGAGGAAAATCTATTGGAATCCAAAAGCGAGCTACTACTCAAATCAAACCCTGTTTTCAAGAAAGTCCCAGTTCTCTTACATGGTGACAAGCCGATCTGTGAGTCTCTCATCATTGTCCAATACATCGATGAGGTCTGGTCCTCTGGCCCTTCCATTCTTCCTTCCGATCCTTATGAACGTGCCAATTCTCGATTTTGGGCTGCCTATATTGACGAAAAG TGGTTCCCTGCCTTGAGAGGAGTGTTGGCTGCTGAATCGGAGGATGCTAAAAAGGCAGCCATAGCGCAAGTGGAAGAAGGGCTGGTGCTGTTGGAGGAAGTATTTGGAAAGTTGAGCCAAGGTAAACCTTTCTTTGGTGGGGACCAAATCGGGTACCTGGACATTGCACTCGGGTCATTCTTGGTCTGGTTAAAAGTCATAGAGAAGATTAGTGAGATGAAGCTGCTTACTGAAGCCAAGACACGTTGCTTGCTCGAGTGGGCTCATAGGTTCTCCTCTCATGTGGCTGTGAAGGATGTTATGCCTGAGGCTGACAAGCTTGCAGAGTTTGGTGTAAAGCTTAGAGCGAAGATCTTGAAAGCGAGGGCTATTCCAAAGTGA